Proteins from a single region of Corynebacterium casei LMG S-19264:
- a CDS encoding ATP-binding cassette domain-containing protein — MGQEHIRVVGANDNNLKNVSIDIPKRKLTVFTGVSGSGKSSLVFDTVAAESQRLINETYPGFVQGFMQSLARPDVEHLEGLTAAIIVGQEPLAANTRSTFGTVTDITGMLRVLFSRIAEPHVGGPGAYSFNVPSVSAQGAMSVNDGKKTVTTFERTGGMCPHCDGTGRVSDIDLTAVVDESLSLNEGAILVPGLKVDTWSWKTYAESGFYSADKPVKDFTDAEKHKLYYAEDEKVKSSGINMTYNGLVPRLKGSLLAKDPDSLQKNLREYVDRAVTFVSCPDCGGTRLAEHARTSKINGKSIADISAVELNEVLGWLRGVEDKRVAPLVDVLSSSLETAIDIGLGYLTLSRPSGTMSGGEAQRARMVRHLGSALTDATYVFDEPTAGLHPADIERMNRTLLQLRDKGNTVLVVEHKPETIEIADHVIDLGPRAGTHGGEITFSGTFEELKASDTVTGKHLGDRVPVKAEVRKFSDAVEIRGASKNNLDNVDVDIPLGVLSAITGVAGSGKSSLMACLPQDLLDSGRMLFVDQTAIRGSRRSNPATYTGALDSIRKAFAKEHGVKPGMFSANSDGACPHCNGAGVVWVDLGLMSGADVPCEVCEGRRFNDEVLGYKLADKNIADVLELPADQAAQYFKDKESKVAAAAKICDTLVSVGLGYITLGQSLNTLSGGERQRLKLAVHLGSKAAADILVLDEPTTGLHLADVDMLLGLLDTLVESGNTVVCVEHHLAVVAHADHVIDLGPGAGSDGGTIVFAGAPKDLMKVENSQTGKYLASYA; from the coding sequence ATTGGACAAGAACATATCCGCGTTGTTGGTGCGAATGACAACAACTTGAAAAACGTCAGCATTGACATCCCCAAGCGAAAGCTGACCGTGTTTACCGGTGTCTCTGGCTCCGGTAAGTCCTCCCTGGTGTTTGACACCGTCGCTGCTGAATCGCAGCGTCTCATCAACGAAACCTACCCGGGTTTCGTGCAAGGCTTCATGCAATCGCTCGCGCGCCCAGACGTGGAGCACCTTGAAGGTCTTACCGCGGCAATCATCGTGGGCCAGGAGCCACTGGCTGCGAATACGCGCTCGACTTTCGGCACCGTCACGGACATCACCGGCATGCTGCGTGTGCTGTTCTCGCGCATCGCGGAGCCGCACGTGGGCGGCCCAGGTGCATATTCCTTCAACGTGCCATCGGTGAGTGCGCAAGGCGCAATGAGCGTCAATGACGGCAAGAAGACTGTCACCACCTTTGAGCGCACCGGCGGCATGTGCCCGCACTGCGACGGCACCGGTCGTGTCTCTGACATCGATCTGACTGCCGTGGTCGATGAAAGCTTGTCGCTCAATGAAGGCGCCATCTTGGTGCCGGGCCTCAAGGTGGATACCTGGTCCTGGAAAACCTACGCCGAGTCCGGGTTTTATTCCGCGGACAAGCCGGTCAAAGACTTCACGGATGCTGAAAAGCACAAGCTGTATTACGCCGAGGATGAGAAGGTGAAATCCAGCGGCATCAACATGACCTACAACGGTCTGGTGCCACGCCTGAAAGGCTCGCTGCTGGCTAAGGACCCGGATTCTTTGCAGAAGAACTTGCGCGAATACGTTGACCGCGCGGTGACGTTCGTGTCCTGCCCGGATTGTGGCGGTACCCGTTTGGCGGAGCATGCGCGCACCTCGAAGATCAACGGCAAATCCATTGCGGATATCAGCGCCGTTGAGCTCAACGAGGTGCTGGGCTGGCTGCGCGGGGTAGAAGATAAGCGAGTCGCACCGCTTGTCGATGTTTTATCGTCGTCCCTAGAAACCGCCATCGATATTGGATTGGGGTATCTGACGTTGTCGCGTCCATCCGGAACCATGTCGGGTGGTGAGGCGCAGCGTGCGCGCATGGTGCGTCACTTGGGTTCGGCGTTGACCGATGCAACGTACGTCTTTGATGAGCCGACCGCCGGTTTGCACCCGGCTGATATTGAGCGCATGAACCGCACTTTGTTGCAGCTGCGCGATAAGGGCAACACCGTGCTAGTGGTTGAACACAAGCCCGAGACCATTGAGATTGCAGACCACGTCATTGACCTGGGCCCGCGCGCGGGTACCCACGGCGGTGAGATTACCTTCAGCGGCACGTTTGAGGAACTGAAGGCATCCGACACCGTAACTGGTAAGCACTTGGGGGACCGCGTGCCGGTCAAGGCGGAGGTTCGGAAGTTTAGTGATGCGGTGGAGATCCGCGGGGCATCGAAGAACAACCTGGACAACGTCGATGTAGATATTCCACTTGGTGTGCTCAGCGCCATTACGGGCGTGGCTGGTTCCGGTAAGTCCTCGTTGATGGCGTGTTTGCCGCAGGACTTGCTGGATTCAGGACGGATGTTGTTTGTGGATCAAACCGCGATTCGGGGCTCGCGCCGCTCAAATCCGGCAACGTACACGGGCGCGTTGGATTCTATCCGCAAGGCTTTTGCAAAAGAGCACGGCGTGAAGCCGGGGATGTTCTCCGCGAACTCTGATGGCGCCTGCCCGCACTGCAATGGTGCCGGCGTGGTCTGGGTGGACTTGGGCCTGATGAGCGGCGCCGATGTGCCTTGTGAGGTATGCGAGGGCCGACGTTTTAATGATGAGGTCCTGGGCTACAAGCTCGCCGATAAGAACATCGCTGACGTGCTCGAGCTGCCTGCTGATCAAGCAGCTCAGTATTTCAAGGACAAAGAATCCAAGGTGGCTGCCGCCGCCAAGATTTGTGACACGCTCGTCAGCGTCGGCCTAGGCTACATCACCTTGGGCCAGTCGCTAAACACCTTGTCTGGCGGTGAACGCCAGCGTTTGAAGCTTGCTGTTCACTTGGGCTCGAAGGCAGCGGCGGATATCTTGGTGCTCGATGAGCCAACCACCGGCCTGCACTTGGCCGATGTCGACATGCTGCTGGGACTGCTGGATACCCTCGTGGAATCTGGAAACACGGTGGTCTGCGTTGAGCACCACCTGGCGGTAGTAGCCCACGCAGACCACGTCATTGACCTGGGTCCGGGCGCTGGTTCTGATGGCGGCACCATCGTGTTTGCCGGTGCGCCAAAGGACCTGATGAAGGTTGAGAACTCACAGACCGGAAAGTATCTGGCTAGCTACGCTTAA
- a CDS encoding aldehyde dehydrogenase family protein produces MSQFSGVELNHQLIAGTWRAGSSERSATDNNPFDDSVITDIQQASAADVDKAYEAARKAQPEWAALTPSKRSAIIYKAAELLEEKRAEIVELLIQESGSTRSKANLEVTLAANITREAASFPGRTHGRISPSNTQGKENRVYRVAKGVVGVISPWNFPLHLSIRSVAPALALGNAVVIKAASDTPITGGLIPSRIFEEAGVPAGVISNVTGSGSEIGDHFVTHAIPKLISFTGSTPVGRRVGELAINGGPMKNVSLELGGNAPFIVLADADVDKAAQDAAVGSFLHQGQICMAINRVIVDASIHDEFVEKFVAAAKHIPAGDPFEDKTMVGPIINDSQLDSVKQKIAQAKEEGARVALEGPIEGRLVHPHVFTDVTREMEIARDEIFGPLIGVLKADDETHAIELANDPEFGLSAAIYSTDIDHASQVALQIESGMVHINDLTVNDEPHVMFGGMKNSGLGRFNGDWAIEEFTDDRWIGVKRS; encoded by the coding sequence ATGTCACAGTTTTCCGGCGTCGAACTCAACCACCAACTCATTGCGGGCACCTGGCGCGCGGGCAGCTCTGAGCGCAGCGCCACCGATAACAATCCTTTCGATGACTCAGTTATCACCGACATCCAGCAGGCATCGGCCGCCGATGTGGATAAAGCCTATGAGGCAGCCAGGAAGGCTCAACCTGAGTGGGCTGCGCTGACTCCATCGAAGCGCTCTGCCATCATCTACAAGGCTGCGGAGTTGCTGGAGGAAAAGCGTGCGGAGATCGTCGAATTGCTCATCCAAGAGTCCGGTTCCACCCGCAGCAAAGCAAACCTAGAAGTCACCCTGGCTGCCAACATCACGCGTGAGGCAGCGTCCTTCCCAGGGCGAACCCACGGCCGCATCTCGCCGTCGAATACCCAGGGCAAAGAAAACCGCGTTTACCGCGTCGCCAAGGGCGTTGTGGGCGTAATTAGCCCCTGGAACTTCCCACTGCACCTGTCCATCCGTTCGGTCGCCCCAGCGCTTGCTTTGGGCAACGCTGTGGTAATTAAGGCAGCCAGTGATACTCCGATTACCGGCGGGCTTATCCCGTCGCGCATCTTCGAAGAGGCCGGCGTTCCAGCCGGTGTTATCAGCAATGTCACGGGCTCGGGTTCTGAGATTGGTGACCACTTTGTCACCCACGCCATCCCGAAGCTGATTTCCTTTACTGGTTCCACCCCGGTGGGCCGCCGCGTAGGCGAGCTCGCTATCAATGGCGGTCCGATGAAGAATGTTTCTTTGGAGTTGGGCGGCAACGCGCCATTTATCGTGCTCGCTGATGCCGATGTCGACAAGGCCGCACAAGACGCCGCTGTCGGTTCTTTCCTCCACCAGGGCCAGATTTGTATGGCTATCAACCGCGTTATTGTCGATGCTTCCATCCACGATGAGTTCGTGGAGAAGTTCGTTGCAGCCGCCAAGCACATTCCTGCCGGTGATCCATTTGAGGATAAGACCATGGTGGGCCCAATCATCAACGACAGCCAGCTAGATAGCGTCAAGCAGAAGATTGCCCAAGCCAAGGAAGAAGGCGCACGCGTCGCGCTTGAGGGCCCGATTGAGGGCCGTCTGGTGCACCCACACGTGTTTACTGATGTCACCCGCGAGATGGAGATTGCGCGGGATGAAATCTTCGGTCCACTCATCGGCGTGCTCAAGGCTGACGATGAAACCCACGCCATTGAGTTAGCCAATGACCCTGAGTTTGGCCTGTCGGCAGCGATCTACTCCACCGACATTGACCACGCTTCACAGGTCGCGCTGCAGATCGAATCCGGCATGGTTCACATCAACGATCTGACGGTCAATGATGAACCACACGTGATGTTCGGCGGAATGAAGAACTCCGGTTTGGGCCGCTTTAACGGCGATTGGGCCATCGAGGAATTCACCGATGACCGCTGGATCGGCGTTAAGCGTAGCTAG
- a CDS encoding WhiB family transcriptional regulator: protein MSQPHLLPGPNADFWEWQLHGACRGEQSDVFYHPDGERGRARAQRENRAKAICASCPVLELCRDHALESAETYGVWGGMSESERSVALRGHRKKKVTV from the coding sequence GTGTCACAGCCGCACCTGCTTCCAGGACCAAACGCTGATTTTTGGGAATGGCAGCTACATGGCGCCTGCCGAGGAGAACAGTCTGATGTGTTCTACCATCCGGACGGCGAGCGTGGACGCGCTCGCGCCCAGCGTGAGAACCGCGCTAAGGCAATTTGTGCTTCCTGCCCAGTACTCGAACTCTGCCGCGACCATGCTCTCGAATCTGCAGAGACTTACGGCGTCTGGGGTGGAATGAGCGAATCTGAGCGCTCCGTGGCGCTTCGCGGGCACCGCAAGAAGAAGGTCACCGTCTAA
- a CDS encoding sigma-70 family RNA polymerase sigma factor, which yields MSDTEKELAGLVPLAVDGSRRAIQDIMRIIYPPVLRYCRARIGGGRQPTAEDVTQEICLAVATSIGSYVDKGRPFMAYVYGIAFNKVTDAHRAMGRDHTLPTEEVPDSVEQGDNPEDFALVTDGSNRVRSMLDTLSDKARNIVILRVFVGLSAEETAEVVDSTPGAVRVAQHRALAQLRKVVEATHED from the coding sequence GTGAGCGATACCGAAAAGGAGCTAGCGGGCCTGGTTCCGTTGGCTGTGGACGGCAGTCGTCGTGCGATCCAAGACATCATGCGGATTATTTATCCGCCGGTCTTGCGGTATTGCCGTGCCCGCATCGGTGGTGGGCGCCAGCCAACCGCAGAGGATGTCACGCAAGAGATCTGCTTGGCGGTAGCTACCTCTATTGGTTCTTATGTGGACAAGGGCCGTCCTTTTATGGCTTATGTCTACGGCATTGCGTTTAACAAGGTCACGGATGCGCACCGCGCGATGGGCCGGGACCATACGCTGCCCACTGAAGAGGTGCCAGATTCGGTTGAACAGGGCGATAATCCTGAAGACTTTGCGCTGGTCACAGATGGTAGTAACAGAGTGCGCTCGATGCTCGATACATTAAGTGACAAGGCTCGCAACATCGTAATCCTACGTGTGTTCGTTGGGCTGTCTGCGGAGGAGACCGCGGAGGTTGTTGATTCCACTCCGGGCGCTGTACGCGTTGCCCAGCATAGGGCGCTCGCACAGTTGCGGAAAGTAGTGGAGGCAACCCACGAGGACTGA
- a CDS encoding DUF5319 domain-containing protein — protein sequence MNFFANMPKDPFADDPNDPASFIEDDEHNELVDPITAEERFALNRDLELVQEFAKHLSPRGIDGIFMFCEDCEEPHFYEWDIMASNMKSMLNDELSAVHEPGAEPDPNRYVPWEYAVGFIDGLNSHRFG from the coding sequence GTGAACTTTTTCGCCAATATGCCCAAAGATCCCTTTGCTGACGATCCGAACGATCCAGCGTCTTTCATTGAGGATGATGAGCACAATGAACTGGTAGATCCCATCACCGCCGAAGAACGCTTCGCACTCAACCGCGACCTCGAACTGGTCCAAGAGTTTGCCAAGCACCTCTCCCCGCGCGGCATCGACGGCATTTTCATGTTCTGCGAGGACTGCGAAGAGCCACACTTCTACGAGTGGGACATCATGGCTTCCAACATGAAAAGCATGCTCAACGATGAACTCTCGGCCGTCCATGAACCCGGCGCCGAACCTGACCCCAACCGCTACGTGCCATGGGAATACGCCGTCGGCTTCATCGACGGGCTCAACTCGCACCGTTTTGGCTAA
- the guaB gene encoding IMP dehydrogenase → MSDNRVSTGGDDPNKVALHGLTFDDVLLLPAESNVVPSEVDTSAQFTRNIRLGMPLASAAMDTVTEARMAIAMARQGGIGVLHRNLSSEEQAEQVEIVKRSESGMVTDPVTANPDMTIQEVDDLCARFRISGLPVVDDEGTLLGICTNRDMRFERDYSRKVSDIMTAMPLVVAKEGVSKEEALELLSANKVEKLPIVDGNNKLVGLITVKDFVKTEQFPNSAKDASGRLLVAAGIGTGDESYDRAGMLVDAGVDVLVVDSAHAHNNRVLEMVSRVKKDFGSKIDVIGGNLATRSAAKAMIEAGADAIKVGIGPGSICTTRVVAGVGAPQITAIMEAAAVASAAGVPIIADGGMQYSGDVAKALAAGADSVMLGSMFAGTLEAPGDIVVVGGKQYKRYRGMGSMGAMQGRGLSGEKRSYSKDRYFQADVRSEDKLVPEGVEGKVPYRGEIGAITHQIVGGLRASMGYTGSATIDELKTKQFVRITTAGLAESHPHHLQQTAEAPNYR, encoded by the coding sequence ATGTCCGATAATCGTGTTTCTACCGGTGGAGATGACCCAAATAAGGTTGCGCTGCACGGCTTGACGTTTGATGACGTGCTGTTGCTTCCTGCTGAATCTAATGTAGTTCCGTCGGAAGTTGACACTTCGGCGCAGTTCACCCGCAATATTCGTTTGGGGATGCCGTTGGCATCGGCCGCGATGGACACCGTGACTGAGGCACGTATGGCGATTGCTATGGCGCGCCAGGGCGGCATTGGCGTGCTGCACCGCAACTTGTCCTCGGAGGAGCAGGCGGAGCAGGTTGAGATTGTGAAGCGTTCCGAGTCGGGCATGGTCACCGATCCGGTGACGGCGAATCCAGATATGACCATTCAGGAAGTAGATGACCTGTGCGCACGCTTCCGCATTTCGGGTCTTCCAGTGGTTGATGATGAAGGCACCCTGCTGGGTATTTGCACCAACCGCGATATGCGCTTTGAACGTGACTACTCCCGCAAGGTTTCTGACATCATGACCGCTATGCCGCTGGTTGTGGCAAAAGAAGGCGTCAGCAAGGAAGAAGCGCTGGAGCTGCTTTCTGCTAACAAGGTGGAAAAGCTTCCGATAGTTGATGGCAACAATAAGCTGGTCGGTCTGATTACAGTCAAGGACTTTGTTAAGACTGAGCAGTTCCCGAATTCCGCGAAGGATGCTTCGGGTCGCCTGTTGGTTGCTGCTGGTATCGGTACCGGTGATGAGTCTTATGACCGTGCAGGCATGCTTGTCGATGCCGGAGTGGACGTCCTAGTAGTTGACTCGGCACACGCGCATAACAACCGCGTGCTGGAGATGGTCTCCCGCGTGAAGAAGGATTTCGGTTCCAAGATTGACGTCATCGGCGGCAACCTGGCTACCCGTTCTGCTGCGAAGGCCATGATTGAAGCTGGCGCGGATGCTATCAAGGTCGGTATTGGCCCTGGTTCTATCTGCACCACTCGTGTTGTTGCAGGTGTTGGTGCGCCGCAGATTACGGCGATTATGGAGGCGGCAGCGGTGGCATCGGCAGCCGGCGTGCCAATCATCGCCGATGGCGGCATGCAGTACTCCGGCGACGTTGCCAAGGCTTTGGCTGCTGGCGCTGACTCGGTGATGCTGGGCTCTATGTTTGCTGGCACGCTTGAAGCACCTGGTGACATTGTTGTGGTCGGCGGCAAGCAGTACAAGCGCTACCGCGGCATGGGCTCCATGGGCGCTATGCAGGGCCGTGGCCTGTCCGGTGAGAAGCGTTCTTACTCCAAGGACCGTTACTTCCAGGCTGATGTGCGCAGCGAAGACAAGCTGGTTCCAGAAGGCGTGGAAGGCAAGGTTCCTTACCGCGGCGAAATTGGTGCGATTACTCACCAGATTGTGGGCGGTTTGCGTGCTTCGATGGGCTACACTGGCTCCGCTACTATTGATGAGCTCAAGACCAAGCAGTTCGTGCGTATTACCACTGCTGGCCTGGCAGAGTCGCATCCTCACCACTTGCAGCAGACTGCTGAAGCTCCGAACTACCGTTAA
- a CDS encoding GuaB3 family IMP dehydrogenase-related protein, with translation MRDYVEIGIGREARRTYDLADISLISNRRTRSSSDVSTQWNIDAYTFDIPVVSHATDALATPDFVIEMGKQGGLGVINAEGLWGRHEDLDGAIAEVCQNPGDLAVLQRLHSAPLNTELLSERISQVRDSGVTVAVRVSPQNAREIAPIVIAAGAELLFIQGTLISAEHVTTGGEPLNLKEFIGTLEVPVIAGGVVDYTTALHLMRTGAAGVIVGGGVNTNAETVGIDVPLATAIADVSAARRDYLDETGGRYVHIMADDDLTSSADMAKAIACGADAVVLGPLLAQAKEAGARGFYWPAVAGHPRFPRGVVEYAGTLDFDLDAIDESGEPTLEVVLYGPSNEPFGQLNLVGGLRRAMAKCGYTDLKSFQKVGLAVR, from the coding sequence ATGCGTGATTACGTTGAAATCGGTATTGGCCGCGAAGCGCGCCGTACCTATGACCTCGCTGATATTTCTTTGATATCTAACCGTCGTACTCGCTCTTCTTCGGATGTGAGCACGCAGTGGAATATTGACGCCTACACTTTCGATATTCCAGTGGTCTCTCACGCAACTGATGCTTTGGCAACCCCTGACTTTGTCATTGAAATGGGCAAGCAGGGTGGCCTGGGCGTTATTAACGCGGAAGGCCTGTGGGGTCGCCATGAGGACCTAGACGGAGCTATCGCTGAGGTCTGCCAGAACCCAGGTGATTTGGCGGTGCTGCAGCGTCTGCACTCGGCGCCGTTGAACACTGAGCTGCTGTCGGAACGTATCTCGCAGGTGCGTGATTCCGGCGTGACCGTTGCCGTGCGCGTCTCTCCGCAGAACGCACGCGAGATTGCGCCAATCGTTATCGCGGCCGGCGCCGAGTTGCTGTTTATTCAGGGAACGCTGATTTCCGCGGAGCATGTTACCACCGGTGGTGAGCCTTTGAACTTGAAGGAGTTTATTGGCACCCTGGAGGTTCCAGTTATCGCCGGTGGCGTTGTGGATTACACCACCGCGCTGCACTTGATGCGCACTGGTGCTGCGGGCGTTATTGTCGGCGGCGGCGTGAACACCAACGCGGAAACCGTGGGCATTGATGTTCCGCTGGCAACTGCTATCGCGGATGTCTCGGCAGCGCGCCGGGATTACCTGGATGAAACCGGTGGCCGTTATGTGCACATCATGGCTGATGATGACCTGACCTCGTCCGCCGATATGGCTAAGGCGATTGCCTGTGGCGCGGACGCTGTTGTGCTTGGCCCGCTTCTGGCGCAAGCCAAGGAAGCTGGCGCGCGTGGCTTCTACTGGCCAGCTGTTGCTGGGCACCCACGTTTCCCACGTGGCGTGGTGGAATACGCCGGCACCCTGGACTTTGACCTGGATGCCATTGATGAATCCGGCGAGCCAACCCTGGAAGTTGTGCTTTACGGACCATCGAATGAGCCTTTCGGCCAGCTCAACCTAGTCGGCGGCCTGCGTCGCGCGATGGCTAAATGCGGTTACACGGATTTGAAGTCCTTCCAGAAGGTTGGACTGGCGGTGCGCTAA
- a CDS encoding EamA family transporter, producing MTNPYAVLCIIGSCISLQVGAALAIQLFPHAGTWGTASIRLLMAGLILMVIVRPKFHTWTRKQWFGVALFGASLGLMNGFFYNALSLIPLGTAVTIEFLGPLALAAFLSRSMRDAACVGLALLGMVLLGIESFSGDSLSPLGVVFVLIAGAFWACYILASKNVGSLVPGQGGLAVALLIGGTLISPLSGTKALVVFTDWNLFALAMGTAVLASLIPYSLELVALRRLGPNVFSILISLEPVFAGLFGWLLLSQNLSALKISAILLVVIASIIQTVAKPGMKLPAPEPDTDSAGPLYPPARKRTLRQRLKRVSNVSR from the coding sequence ATGACCAATCCCTACGCAGTTCTGTGCATCATCGGCTCCTGCATCTCCCTGCAGGTCGGCGCCGCTTTAGCCATCCAGCTCTTCCCCCACGCCGGCACCTGGGGTACCGCCTCCATCCGCCTGCTGATGGCGGGTCTGATTCTGATGGTGATTGTGCGCCCGAAGTTTCACACCTGGACGCGCAAGCAATGGTTCGGTGTAGCGCTCTTCGGTGCATCTCTGGGGCTAATGAATGGCTTCTTCTACAACGCTTTGAGCCTCATCCCGCTGGGCACTGCCGTCACCATTGAGTTCCTCGGCCCCCTGGCGCTGGCTGCGTTTTTATCCCGCAGCATGCGCGATGCCGCCTGCGTCGGCCTTGCGCTACTCGGCATGGTCTTGCTGGGCATTGAATCTTTCAGCGGCGACTCGCTGAGCCCACTAGGCGTGGTCTTCGTGCTCATCGCCGGCGCATTCTGGGCCTGCTACATCCTGGCTTCGAAGAATGTTGGCTCCTTGGTGCCCGGCCAAGGCGGGCTCGCCGTTGCGCTGCTCATTGGCGGTACCTTGATTTCCCCACTGTCGGGTACCAAGGCGCTGGTTGTCTTTACCGACTGGAACCTGTTCGCTCTAGCCATGGGCACCGCGGTGCTGGCATCGCTGATCCCCTACTCCCTCGAACTCGTCGCGCTGCGCCGCCTGGGCCCGAACGTGTTCTCCATCCTCATTTCGCTGGAACCAGTCTTCGCGGGGCTCTTTGGGTGGCTGCTACTGTCCCAGAATCTCAGCGCGCTGAAAATCTCCGCCATCCTCCTGGTGGTCATAGCGTCCATCATCCAAACCGTGGCCAAACCCGGCATGAAGCTTCCCGCACCTGAGCCCGATACTGACTCCGCGGGCCCGCTATATCCCCCAGCCCGCAAACGCACCCTGCGCCAGCGCCTAAAGCGCGTGAGCAATGTGAGCCGCTAG
- a CDS encoding LysR family transcriptional regulator — MLDLHRLRILRELRRLGTVTAVAELLSYTHSAISQQLAQCEKDVGAKLYERAGRRIVLTEQGELLADYADELLALADAAQSAVIDSTSQVRGRIRVASFQTVLASILPEALDILSKKYPDLKVEISQLDIENALPAVANGKVDLILGEDYPGVLPLTDKTVHREHLIDDELVLITPEDSTLTFEEIKERAESRPPTAFAMDSVDYSLGKFFHAYCRQHGVEPNVLFETPDPFLQTHLVRAGHACSVTSALFAPLQPGVRFVHLPDRPHRTLYTAVRAGREQHPALRAFRQALAQSVSSTVEEAEEYIGQ, encoded by the coding sequence ATGCTGGATTTGCACCGGCTGCGCATCCTGCGGGAGTTGCGCCGGCTTGGCACGGTCACGGCCGTTGCGGAGTTGCTCAGCTACACGCATTCGGCGATTTCGCAGCAGTTGGCGCAGTGTGAAAAGGACGTTGGCGCAAAGCTCTATGAGCGCGCGGGTAGGCGCATTGTGCTCACTGAGCAGGGCGAGCTGTTGGCCGATTATGCCGATGAGCTTTTAGCGCTTGCCGATGCCGCCCAGTCCGCCGTCATCGACTCCACCTCCCAGGTGCGCGGGCGCATTAGGGTGGCTAGTTTCCAGACTGTCTTGGCCTCCATCCTGCCCGAAGCGCTGGATATTTTGAGCAAGAAATATCCCGACTTGAAGGTGGAAATCTCCCAGCTGGACATTGAAAACGCGCTGCCGGCAGTGGCCAATGGCAAGGTGGATTTGATTCTGGGCGAGGACTATCCCGGGGTGTTGCCGTTGACGGATAAGACGGTGCACAGAGAGCATTTGATTGATGATGAGCTGGTGCTCATTACCCCGGAAGATTCCACGTTGACCTTCGAAGAGATCAAAGAACGCGCAGAGTCCCGCCCGCCCACAGCGTTTGCTATGGACTCCGTGGACTACTCACTGGGCAAGTTCTTTCATGCCTATTGCCGCCAACACGGTGTGGAACCCAACGTGCTTTTTGAAACCCCAGACCCGTTCCTCCAAACCCACCTGGTGCGCGCCGGGCACGCGTGTTCGGTGACCTCAGCGCTGTTCGCGCCCCTGCAGCCTGGCGTGCGTTTTGTGCACCTGCCGGATCGGCCGCACCGCACTTTGTACACCGCCGTGCGCGCCGGCCGCGAGCAGCATCCGGCCCTCCGCGCGTTTAGGCAAGCGCTCGCGCAATCGGTATCCAGCACCGTGGAGGAAGCGGAGGAATACATTGGCCAGTAA
- a CDS encoding phosphatase PAP2 family protein has product MASNHSPDIFAEIVAGFSTAMSPRYLAVVVLIVAGIAMFNKVSPWLAAYVPASLILAQAITTVLKYTINRPRPPVQEQLVYTYDPSFPSGHSSAAFAIATAVIVLLATKTWRAKYPWAVAIMVIVGASASAASRIYLGVHWLSDVIAGTGIGIAAALSVWAAGSYVYRRRPRVR; this is encoded by the coding sequence TTGGCCAGTAATCACAGCCCCGATATCTTCGCTGAGATTGTCGCAGGATTTAGCACCGCCATGAGCCCGCGCTACCTCGCAGTGGTGGTTCTCATCGTCGCCGGTATCGCCATGTTTAACAAGGTCTCCCCGTGGCTGGCCGCCTATGTCCCCGCCAGCTTAATCCTGGCGCAAGCCATCACCACGGTGCTCAAATACACCATCAACCGGCCCCGCCCGCCGGTGCAAGAACAGCTGGTTTATACCTATGACCCCAGCTTTCCCTCCGGGCATTCCTCAGCCGCGTTCGCCATTGCCACCGCAGTAATCGTCTTGTTAGCCACTAAAACCTGGCGCGCGAAGTACCCGTGGGCCGTCGCGATAATGGTGATCGTCGGGGCATCGGCAAGCGCTGCGTCCCGGATATACCTTGGGGTGCATTGGCTAAGCGATGTTATCGCTGGTACCGGCATCGGAATCGCCGCCGCGCTGAGCGTGTGGGCCGCGGGCAGCTATGTTTACCGCCGCAGGCCGCGGGTGCGTTAA